A window of Desulfotomaculum sp. contains these coding sequences:
- a CDS encoding type III pantothenate kinase → MILVFDVGNTNIVLGVYKGKELLNHWRLSTLPARTADEYGMLLRELLASGGISLEEIEDLVISSVVPPLMFSLEQVAHKYFGIIPLVVGPGIKTGLAIHYDNPREVGADRIVNAVAGYELYGGPLVIVDFGTATTFCAVSVKGEYLGGAITPGVSISTEALFIRAAKLPRVEFVRPPSVIGKNTVHSIQSGIVYGFAGQVDEIVRRMKKELGGSAFVLATGGLAELIAQETSAIDQVDPLLTLTGLRIIYERNR, encoded by the coding sequence ATGATTCTGGTTTTCGATGTAGGGAATACAAATATTGTGCTTGGGGTTTACAAAGGGAAGGAACTGCTTAACCACTGGCGTCTTTCTACGCTGCCCGCGCGTACCGCTGACGAATACGGCATGCTGCTGCGTGAATTGCTTGCTTCTGGAGGCATATCCCTGGAAGAAATTGAAGATTTAGTCATCTCCTCGGTTGTTCCACCGTTGATGTTTTCACTTGAACAGGTGGCGCATAAGTACTTCGGGATTATTCCTTTGGTTGTTGGGCCGGGTATTAAAACAGGGCTGGCCATACATTATGATAATCCCAGAGAAGTCGGCGCTGACCGGATTGTAAACGCTGTTGCTGGTTATGAACTATACGGCGGCCCTCTGGTGATTGTTGATTTTGGCACGGCAACGACATTTTGCGCCGTTTCGGTTAAAGGAGAATATCTTGGCGGCGCGATTACACCGGGAGTAAGCATTTCTACAGAGGCTCTTTTTATAAGGGCTGCCAAGTTGCCGAGAGTTGAGTTTGTGCGCCCGCCTTCAGTTATCGGGAAAAATACTGTGCACAGCATTCAATCGGGTATTGTTTACGGTTTTGCCGGTCAGGTGGATGAGATCGTCAGGCGCATGAAAAAAGAGCTGGGAGGCAGCGCCTTTGTTCTTGCCACAGGGGGATTGGCAGAATTAATTGCTCAGGAAACGAGCGCTATTGACCAGGTGGATCCGCTGCTTACCTTGACCGGACTGCGGATTATCTATGAACGCAATCGGTAA
- a CDS encoding tRNA dihydrouridine synthase DusB gives MNAIGNVRLVNQVIAAPMAGISDQAYRILAKEAGCALVCTEMISDQALLYGNPKTLLLLNHVGEAGPLSVQIFGSNPGNMARAAKIAEDAGADLIDLNMGCPVPKVVRNGAGAALMRNPELAARIVREVVSSVNVPVTVKMRKGWDENSVNAVEVALLAEAAGAAAVTVHGRLKSQYYTGRADWGIIKSVKDALTIPVIGNGDIQKPADARMMLDETGCDAVMIGRAALGNPWIFSRTIHYLATDELLPYPPFYEKLNTALRHLELISQTKGDKIALLEMRKHAAWYIKGLPGAALMRQKINGAESVKELALLLTQDLVKVNNS, from the coding sequence ATGAACGCAATCGGTAATGTCAGGCTGGTTAACCAGGTTATAGCGGCTCCTATGGCCGGAATCAGCGACCAGGCTTACCGGATCCTGGCAAAAGAAGCCGGGTGTGCTCTGGTTTGCACTGAAATGATCAGCGATCAGGCTCTTTTGTACGGCAACCCGAAAACGTTGCTGCTTTTGAATCACGTAGGTGAAGCGGGGCCTTTGTCGGTCCAGATTTTTGGTTCTAATCCCGGGAACATGGCCAGAGCTGCAAAAATTGCCGAGGATGCGGGAGCTGATCTTATTGACCTGAATATGGGCTGTCCTGTGCCAAAAGTTGTTCGAAACGGCGCCGGCGCAGCTCTAATGAGAAATCCGGAACTGGCCGCCCGGATTGTACGGGAGGTTGTTTCCAGTGTAAATGTTCCCGTAACTGTGAAGATGCGTAAGGGATGGGATGAGAACTCGGTCAATGCTGTAGAAGTAGCGCTTTTAGCGGAAGCTGCCGGCGCTGCGGCAGTAACTGTTCATGGACGCCTTAAATCCCAGTATTACACAGGACGGGCTGACTGGGGGATCATCAAATCGGTAAAAGATGCCTTAACAATTCCCGTTATCGGTAATGGAGACATTCAAAAACCGGCAGATGCCAGGATGATGCTGGATGAAACGGGCTGTGACGCAGTAATGATCGGCAGGGCGGCTCTTGGCAATCCCTGGATCTTCTCAAGAACGATTCATTATTTAGCTACAGATGAACTTCTTCCATATCCCCCATTTTACGAAAAGCTCAATACCGCTTTAAGACACCTGGAACTTATTTCCCAAACCAAAGGCGATAAAATTGCCCTCCTGGAGATGCGTAAGCACGCAGCCTGGTACATTAAGGGTTTGCCGGGAGCAGCATTGATGCGGCAAAAAATTAACGGGGCAGAATCGGTTAAGGAGCTTGCTCTTTTACTTACACAAGATTTGGTAAAGGTGAATAATTCTTAA
- a CDS encoding transcription elongation factor GreA, with translation MKKEKGKEVLLTPSGLRKLEEELDILKSLRRREVAQRIKQAREFGDLTENSEYEDAKNEQAFIEGRILTLEKMLRNARIIDGESAATGEVGVGSTVVLRDMEDGGEFEYTIVGSVETDPMEKKISNESPVGKAILGKRKGNVVEISVPAGLVKFEIMDVS, from the coding sequence GTGAAAAAAGAAAAAGGCAAAGAGGTGCTCCTTACTCCTTCAGGATTAAGAAAGCTGGAAGAAGAGCTGGACATCTTGAAGTCTCTTCGTCGGCGGGAAGTAGCTCAAAGGATCAAACAGGCCAGGGAGTTTGGTGATCTTACTGAGAATTCCGAATATGAAGACGCTAAAAATGAGCAGGCTTTTATTGAAGGCCGAATTCTAACTTTAGAAAAAATGCTGCGGAATGCCCGGATTATTGACGGGGAATCGGCGGCGACGGGAGAAGTTGGAGTAGGTTCGACTGTTGTCTTAAGAGACATGGAAGACGGCGGCGAGTTTGAATATACAATTGTTGGTTCGGTAGAAACCGATCCGATGGAAAAGAAAATCTCCAACGAATCTCCGGTTGGCAAGGCCATCCTGGGCAAACGCAAGGGAAACGTTGTCGAAATCAGCGTCCCGGCCGGGCTTGTTAAATTCGAAATCATGGATGTTTCCTAA
- the lysS gene encoding lysine--tRNA ligase encodes MDRPGAGNIVGQDCSFSNEDENETFYLRGLKLSQIKGKGINPYGGRFERTHKAEEIKENYEICQGQQVVVAGRLMARRGHGKATFADLQDLSGRIQIYLRSNEIGEESYALFGKVDLGDILGVEGSVFKTRLGEVTIAVNNFVILSKCLRTLPEKWHGLKDIELRYRQRYLDLIVNPDVKKTFIIRSKIIQEIRRFLENRGFLEVETPMMHPIPGGAAARPFITHHNTLDIDLYLRIAPELYLKRLLVGGFEKVYEINRNFRNEGISTKHNPEFTMLELYQAYADYADMMDLTEELIDTVGKFILDSALIDCEGQKINLSRPWKRVSMTEVVKEYTGLDFNEIKSDGEAVRAAEGIGLEVEKTGTWGTAMNQVFEERVETKLIQPTFVIDYPVDISPLAKRKENESRLTSRFELYILGREIANAFSELNDPIDQRMRFEEQTKKRLAGDDLSHMMDEDYLRALEYGMPPAGGLGIGIDRLVMIMTGLGSIRDVILFPILKPKEQGSRENKDL; translated from the coding sequence ATGGATCGGCCAGGGGCGGGAAATATTGTGGGACAAGACTGTTCTTTTTCAAATGAGGACGAAAATGAAACCTTTTACCTGCGGGGTTTAAAGTTGTCCCAAATCAAGGGAAAGGGGATAAACCCGTACGGGGGGCGTTTTGAGAGAACCCACAAAGCTGAAGAAATAAAGGAAAATTACGAGATCTGCCAGGGACAGCAGGTGGTTGTCGCCGGGCGTTTGATGGCCAGGCGCGGTCACGGTAAAGCAACTTTTGCTGATTTGCAGGATTTATCCGGCCGCATTCAGATCTACTTGCGATCCAACGAGATTGGTGAAGAATCTTATGCCCTTTTTGGAAAAGTGGATCTTGGCGACATTCTGGGTGTGGAAGGAAGCGTTTTTAAAACCCGTCTCGGGGAAGTAACAATTGCAGTAAATAACTTTGTTATTCTATCTAAATGCCTGCGTACACTCCCCGAAAAATGGCATGGTTTAAAAGATATCGAACTTCGTTACCGGCAGCGCTACCTAGATCTCATCGTAAACCCGGATGTTAAAAAAACATTTATCATAAGAAGCAAGATAATCCAGGAGATTAGAAGGTTTCTTGAGAACAGGGGTTTTCTGGAAGTCGAGACTCCGATGATGCATCCCATTCCGGGAGGCGCCGCTGCCCGGCCTTTCATTACTCACCACAATACGCTTGACATTGATCTTTACCTTCGGATTGCCCCTGAACTGTACTTAAAACGGCTGCTGGTCGGGGGCTTTGAAAAGGTCTATGAAATTAACCGCAACTTCAGAAACGAAGGTATTTCTACAAAGCACAACCCCGAATTTACCATGCTGGAACTCTACCAGGCATACGCGGACTACGCGGATATGATGGACTTGACTGAAGAATTGATAGACACTGTTGGCAAATTTATTTTAGACAGTGCATTGATAGACTGCGAAGGACAGAAAATTAACCTGTCTCGTCCCTGGAAAAGAGTTTCAATGACCGAAGTTGTAAAAGAATATACCGGTCTTGATTTTAATGAAATCAAAAGTGACGGGGAAGCTGTCCGCGCGGCGGAAGGAATAGGTCTAGAAGTAGAAAAAACAGGGACATGGGGGACAGCGATGAATCAGGTTTTTGAAGAAAGAGTGGAAACGAAACTCATCCAGCCAACTTTTGTCATTGATTACCCCGTTGACATATCCCCCTTGGCCAAGCGCAAGGAGAACGAATCAAGACTGACCAGCCGTTTTGAACTTTATATTTTAGGTAGGGAAATAGCAAACGCGTTTTCCGAGCTTAACGATCCTATAGATCAAAGAATGCGTTTTGAGGAGCAGACTAAGAAGCGCCTGGCGGGAGATGACCTCTCGCATATGATGGACGAGGACTACCTCCGTGCTTTGGAATACGGGATGCCTCCTGCCGGCGGTTTGGGTATAGGAATCGACCGCCTGGTGATGATCATGACGGGCTTAGGTTCTATCCGGGATGTTATTTTATTTCCGATTCTGAAGCCAAAAGAGCAGGGAAGCCGTGAGAATAAAGACTTATAG